A single genomic interval of Flavihumibacter rivuli harbors:
- a CDS encoding class I SAM-dependent methyltransferase, with product MSVIHYLVCPVCGSDKIRPVLEVKDQTVSGQLFAIWECESCTLRFTQDIPDAKSIGPYYKSDAYVSHTDTRQGLVNQLYHRVRMITLKQKRDLLIRESGLNTGTLLDIGAGTGAFLATMKGAGWRVTGLEPDKDARAIARSKFGLELHSPELLAELPVASFDVITLWHVLEHVHDLKEYVDRIRTLLKDNGRLIIAVPNYTSKDAEIYQEHWAAYDVPRHLYHFSPASMKRLLNNSHLQLMKVLPMWFDSFYISLLSEGYKTGKQKLLNAFMNGLVSNKKALSSKESASSLVYIIRKG from the coding sequence ATGTCTGTTATACATTACCTAGTGTGCCCGGTTTGCGGGAGTGACAAGATCAGGCCAGTCCTGGAAGTGAAGGATCAAACCGTCAGCGGTCAGCTGTTTGCGATCTGGGAGTGCGAAAGTTGTACCCTCAGGTTTACCCAGGATATCCCCGATGCAAAGAGCATTGGCCCTTACTATAAGTCAGATGCTTATGTTTCCCATACCGATACCCGCCAGGGGTTGGTCAACCAACTCTACCATAGGGTCAGGATGATCACCCTTAAGCAAAAACGTGACCTGTTGATCCGTGAATCGGGCTTGAATACCGGGACCTTATTGGATATAGGGGCTGGTACAGGGGCTTTCCTTGCTACAATGAAAGGCGCAGGCTGGAGGGTGACAGGTTTGGAACCGGACAAGGATGCCAGGGCAATAGCCAGGAGCAAGTTTGGCCTGGAACTTCATTCCCCTGAATTATTGGCTGAACTGCCTGTGGCTTCCTTTGACGTGATCACGCTCTGGCATGTTTTAGAGCATGTTCATGACCTGAAGGAATATGTAGACCGGATAAGGACCCTACTTAAGGATAATGGCAGGTTGATCATAGCAGTTCCCAACTACACATCGAAGGATGCGGAAATTTACCAGGAGCATTGGGCTGCGTATGATGTGCCCAGGCATTTATACCATTTTTCCCCTGCTTCAATGAAGCGGTTATTGAATAACAGCCACCTTCAATTGATGAAGGTATTGCCGATGTGGTTCGATAGTTTTTACATTAGCCTGCTTAGCGAAGGGTATAAAACAGGCAAGCAGAAGCTGCTGAATGCTTTCATGAATGGCTTGGTATCAAATAAAAAAGCGCTTTCCTCTAAAGAAAGCGCCAGTTCCTTGGTCTATATCATTCGAAAAGGATGA
- the lpdA gene encoding dihydrolipoyl dehydrogenase produces MAYDVLVIGSGPGGYVAAIRASQLGFKTAVVEKESLGGVCLNWGCIPTKALLKSAQVMDYIKHAKDYGIEATGTHNFEAVVKRSRGVADKMSKGVQFLMKKNKIDVIMGFGKLKAKGQVEVSKADGSKEIVEAKHIIVATGGRSRELPNLKQDGKKVIGYREAMVLPQQPKSMIVVGSGAIGVEFAYFYNSMGTKVTIVEFMPRIVPVEDEDVSKELEKQYKKQGIEIMTNASVESVDTSGAGVKAKVKTANGEVTLEADILLSAVGVTANIEGIGLEELGIKTDKGRIMVDKFYQTNVPGVYAIGDCVPGQALAHVASKEGIICIEAIGYNEKKYHHQPEALDYGNVPGCTYCTPEIASVGFTEKAAKEAGYEIKVGKFPLSASGKASAAGATEGFVKVIFDAKYGEWLGTHMIGYNVTEMIAETVVARKLETTYHEVLNSIHPHPTISESIKDAIEVAYGEAIHL; encoded by the coding sequence ATGGCATACGATGTTCTCGTCATTGGTAGCGGTCCCGGTGGATATGTGGCAGCTATCCGTGCATCCCAGCTGGGTTTCAAAACAGCTGTTGTTGAAAAAGAAAGCCTGGGTGGTGTTTGTCTGAACTGGGGTTGTATTCCTACCAAAGCGCTGTTGAAGAGTGCACAGGTTATGGATTACATTAAGCACGCCAAGGATTATGGTATCGAAGCAACCGGTACCCATAATTTTGAAGCAGTGGTTAAACGCAGCCGTGGCGTAGCTGACAAAATGAGCAAGGGCGTTCAGTTCCTGATGAAAAAGAACAAGATCGATGTGATCATGGGCTTTGGTAAATTGAAGGCCAAGGGCCAGGTTGAAGTTTCCAAGGCTGATGGCAGCAAAGAGATCGTAGAAGCCAAGCATATCATCGTTGCAACAGGTGGCCGTAGCCGTGAGTTGCCCAACCTGAAGCAGGATGGCAAAAAAGTGATCGGGTACCGCGAGGCAATGGTCCTGCCCCAGCAACCCAAGAGCATGATCGTTGTAGGTAGTGGTGCCATCGGTGTTGAATTCGCTTATTTCTACAATAGCATGGGTACCAAGGTAACCATCGTAGAATTCATGCCACGTATCGTTCCTGTTGAAGATGAAGATGTATCTAAAGAACTGGAAAAGCAATACAAGAAGCAGGGAATAGAGATCATGACCAATGCATCTGTTGAGAGCGTAGACACATCAGGTGCTGGTGTTAAGGCCAAGGTAAAGACTGCCAATGGGGAAGTTACCCTGGAAGCAGATATCCTGTTGAGCGCTGTGGGTGTTACCGCCAATATCGAAGGCATTGGCCTTGAAGAACTCGGTATCAAGACCGATAAGGGCAGGATCATGGTAGACAAGTTCTACCAGACCAATGTTCCGGGCGTTTATGCCATCGGAGACTGTGTTCCCGGTCAGGCACTGGCCCACGTAGCTTCCAAGGAAGGGATCATTTGCATAGAAGCAATTGGTTACAACGAAAAGAAATACCATCACCAGCCTGAAGCCCTGGATTACGGTAATGTTCCGGGTTGTACCTATTGCACTCCTGAGATCGCTTCTGTTGGCTTTACTGAAAAAGCCGCAAAGGAAGCAGGCTATGAGATCAAGGTGGGTAAGTTCCCCCTGAGTGCATCAGGTAAGGCTTCTGCTGCAGGTGCTACTGAAGGCTTTGTAAAAGTGATCTTCGATGCCAAGTACGGCGAATGGCTGGGTACCCACATGATCGGCTATAACGTAACTGAAATGATCGCCGAAACAGTGGTTGCCCGTAAACTGGAAACAACTTACCACGAGGTGCTTAACAGCATTCACCCCCACCCCACTATCAGCGAAAGCATCAAGGATGCGATTGAAGTGGCATATGGCGAAGCCATCCACCTCTAA
- a CDS encoding glutaminyl-peptide cyclotransferase, whose product MRRQFSITFLLLAAGSIISCNTTDQQSVTQENQGVPVNMIPPPNTIQVNVLNVYPHDTTSFTQGLLVHEGQLYEGTGGSRDISHYKSWVGKVDLKSGTVRQKADLGPTLFGEGITILNGKLYQLTWQNHKAFVYDAKTLKRLQEFSVKTEGWGLTNDSSQLILSDGSSNLYFLDPNDFSNKKILSVVDNNGPVNNLNELEYINGYIYANRWQTSEIIKIDPSNGHVIGKADLTGLLEKYGKDDFSLAKYHNGEAVLNGIAYDAASGKIYITGKLWPSLFEVTFQ is encoded by the coding sequence ATGCGCCGACAATTTTCTATTACATTCCTGTTATTGGCAGCGGGCAGTATTATTTCCTGCAATACCACTGACCAGCAATCTGTTACGCAAGAAAACCAGGGAGTCCCGGTAAATATGATCCCTCCTCCCAACACCATACAGGTGAATGTCCTGAATGTCTACCCCCACGATACCACCTCATTTACCCAGGGCTTATTGGTTCATGAGGGACAATTGTATGAAGGGACCGGCGGTTCCAGGGATATCTCCCATTACAAGTCATGGGTAGGAAAGGTAGACCTCAAATCGGGTACTGTACGTCAAAAGGCAGACCTGGGTCCTACCCTTTTCGGCGAAGGCATTACCATCCTGAATGGTAAATTGTACCAGCTCACCTGGCAGAACCACAAGGCATTTGTTTATGATGCGAAGACCCTGAAACGCCTTCAGGAGTTTTCCGTTAAAACAGAAGGTTGGGGGTTGACCAACGACAGCAGCCAACTCATCCTGAGCGATGGGAGCAGCAATCTTTATTTCCTGGACCCCAACGATTTCTCCAACAAAAAGATACTCAGCGTGGTTGACAATAATGGCCCGGTGAACAACCTGAATGAACTGGAGTATATTAACGGCTATATATATGCGAACAGATGGCAGACCAGCGAGATCATCAAAATTGACCCGTCAAATGGCCATGTCATCGGTAAGGCAGACCTTACAGGCTTATTGGAGAAATATGGAAAGGACGACTTCTCACTGGCAAAGTATCATAATGGGGAAGCTGTGTTGAATGGTATCGCCTATGATGCTGCATCAGGCAAGATCTATATTACCGGTAAATTATGGCCCAGTCTATTTGAGGTTACCTTTCAATGA
- a CDS encoding M43 family zinc metalloprotease, translating into MRRIITVLLYLLWPFLTDAQKACSYTEYDNYLQTTHPGLTERYASLAQTLLNRQQASTTPSSNLFGVAAPVDAAVPDQIVIPVVIHIITPNGGKVVTDDQVRAQLEALNRDFNARNSDLANVPAHFASLVANPGFRFELAKFDPKGKATTGIIRKQTSIQNFVMDDRVKFSARGGDDAWDSDQYLNIWVCTLLNSIQGYSSKPGAPKEVDGVVLNQSVFGQLDTLNRYYMGRIAVHEIGHWLGLKHIWGDGYCGDDGIGDTPPQKTYNKGCPSGEIFSCGASAHGDMYMNFMDMTDDVCMYMFTLGQRAAMRSLFEKGGVRHSILAGSGLSGKGQQDNVDNPYPEIPAVRTLSLFPVPSQGQLTISITDGSFLPGRKAQVYNSLGQVSLSFLLNNPQQQVNISSLRAGVYYIQVEGGAYKAARFIKM; encoded by the coding sequence ATGAGACGGATCATTACAGTTTTATTGTACCTGCTTTGGCCATTCCTTACAGATGCCCAGAAGGCATGTTCATATACTGAATACGATAATTACCTGCAAACAACCCATCCAGGGTTAACAGAGCGCTATGCTTCATTAGCACAAACCTTGTTGAACAGGCAACAGGCCTCGACCACACCTTCTTCAAATCTTTTTGGAGTAGCTGCACCGGTTGACGCTGCGGTACCTGACCAAATTGTAATCCCGGTGGTCATACATATCATTACGCCTAATGGTGGCAAAGTGGTTACCGACGACCAGGTGAGGGCTCAGCTTGAAGCCCTGAACCGGGACTTTAACGCCCGAAATAGCGACCTGGCCAATGTTCCTGCCCATTTTGCCAGCCTGGTTGCCAATCCTGGCTTCAGGTTTGAATTGGCAAAGTTTGACCCTAAAGGCAAAGCAACAACAGGGATCATCAGGAAGCAGACCAGTATCCAGAATTTTGTAATGGATGACAGGGTGAAGTTCAGTGCAAGGGGAGGCGATGATGCATGGGATAGTGACCAGTACCTGAACATTTGGGTTTGTACCCTGCTGAATAGTATCCAGGGATATTCCAGTAAACCGGGTGCCCCAAAGGAAGTGGATGGTGTAGTACTTAACCAATCTGTATTTGGGCAATTGGATACTTTGAACAGATACTATATGGGCAGGATCGCTGTTCATGAAATTGGCCACTGGCTTGGACTAAAGCATATCTGGGGAGATGGCTATTGCGGGGATGATGGTATTGGTGATACCCCGCCGCAGAAAACTTACAACAAGGGTTGTCCCTCAGGGGAAATATTTAGTTGTGGTGCTTCTGCCCATGGTGATATGTACATGAACTTTATGGATATGACCGATGATGTCTGTATGTACATGTTTACACTTGGCCAAAGGGCGGCCATGCGTAGCCTCTTTGAAAAGGGTGGAGTTCGGCATTCGATTTTGGCGGGTTCGGGGCTGAGTGGTAAGGGGCAACAGGATAATGTTGACAATCCCTATCCAGAGATACCAGCGGTAAGGACACTGAGTTTGTTCCCTGTTCCGTCACAAGGTCAACTGACCATTTCCATTACGGATGGCAGTTTTTTACCGGGTAGGAAAGCGCAGGTGTATAATAGTCTTGGCCAGGTATCCCTTTCCTTCCTGCTCAACAATCCACAGCAACAAGTAAATATTTCATCTTTGAGGGCCGGGGTTTATTATATCCAGGTGGAAGGAGGAGCTTATAAAGCCGCCCGGTTTATAAAAATGTAG
- the bshB1 gene encoding bacillithiol biosynthesis deacetylase BshB1, whose translation MKLDILAIGVHPDDVELGCSGTIINEIRAGKKVGVLDLTQGELGTRGTIETRYREAAMAAEIMGIHMRENLKMRDGFFVNDEAHQLQLISTLRKYKPEIVLANALDDRHPDHGRAGKLIADACFLAGLRKVETFDHEGQLQERWRPKYVLHYIQDRLQEPDILVDISDVFEQRMKAIEAYSTQFFNPDMIDDEPQTYISTPNFRESVVARARMLGKRIGVRYAEGFTTQKSLGIRNLDALIQVET comes from the coding sequence ATGAAACTAGACATACTTGCCATTGGTGTGCATCCTGATGATGTTGAACTAGGATGCTCCGGTACCATTATCAATGAGATCAGGGCTGGTAAGAAGGTAGGGGTGCTGGATCTCACCCAGGGAGAGTTAGGGACAAGGGGAACCATTGAGACCCGTTACAGGGAAGCAGCAATGGCTGCGGAGATCATGGGCATACATATGAGGGAGAACCTGAAAATGCGGGATGGTTTTTTTGTAAATGATGAAGCCCATCAACTGCAGTTGATCAGTACCCTTCGCAAATACAAGCCAGAAATTGTGCTGGCCAATGCATTGGATGACCGTCACCCGGACCATGGCAGGGCGGGCAAACTGATTGCGGATGCCTGTTTCCTGGCAGGTTTGCGAAAGGTAGAAACATTTGACCATGAAGGTCAATTGCAGGAAAGGTGGCGTCCGAAGTATGTACTCCATTATATCCAGGACAGGCTGCAGGAGCCGGATATCCTGGTTGATATCAGCGATGTCTTTGAGCAGCGGATGAAGGCCATTGAAGCCTATTCCACCCAATTCTTCAATCCCGATATGATTGATGATGAACCACAAACCTATATTTCCACGCCTAATTTCAGGGAGAGTGTGGTGGCCAGGGCCAGGATGCTGGGCAAAAGGATAGGAGTAAGGTATGCAGAAGGGTTCACTACCCAAAAGTCACTGGGTATCAGGAACCTCGACGCTTTGATACAGGTTGAGACCTGA
- a CDS encoding fatty acid desaturase family protein: protein MVTPKFTTSANSFHAELKKRINNYFEEVGKSTTGNYDLFIKAVILMVAFVFVYTHLVFFTPAPVWGILESVLLGGLVAAIGFNVMHDGAHGSFSKYKWVNQLAAFSLNILGGNSFMWNMKHNVIHHAYTNVDGLDDDIDIQPWMRMSSTQKKYRLHKYQHLYFWLLYSLLYLFWIFMLDYQKYFKGKIGAMPLKNMSIGDHLVFWGFKVLHLFLFVGLPIYMVGFKYWAISFFIFTCVAGFVLSMVFQLAHTVEHTAFPLPDEKTNKLEDEWAVHQLKTTANFATNNKVVSWLVGGLNFQVEHHLFPKISHVHYPAISRIIKQACQEYGIPYIEYPKTRYAVASHVAFLKQMGRS, encoded by the coding sequence ATGGTAACACCCAAATTCACCACTTCTGCCAACTCATTTCATGCAGAACTCAAGAAAAGAATCAACAATTATTTCGAAGAAGTAGGAAAGTCAACCACTGGTAATTACGACCTTTTCATCAAAGCCGTGATCCTGATGGTTGCCTTCGTGTTTGTTTACACCCATCTGGTCTTCTTCACGCCAGCTCCCGTTTGGGGCATACTCGAATCCGTGTTACTGGGAGGACTGGTAGCAGCAATTGGTTTCAATGTGATGCATGACGGAGCGCACGGCAGCTTCAGCAAATACAAATGGGTCAACCAACTGGCCGCATTTTCCCTGAACATCCTTGGCGGTAATAGCTTTATGTGGAACATGAAGCATAATGTGATCCACCATGCCTATACCAATGTTGACGGCCTCGATGATGATATTGACATCCAGCCATGGATGCGCATGAGCAGTACCCAGAAGAAGTACCGATTGCATAAATACCAGCATCTCTATTTCTGGTTGTTGTACTCATTACTGTACCTGTTTTGGATCTTCATGCTTGATTACCAGAAATACTTCAAGGGAAAGATCGGTGCTATGCCACTTAAGAATATGAGTATCGGCGACCACCTGGTATTCTGGGGGTTCAAGGTATTGCATCTTTTCCTGTTCGTGGGACTTCCCATTTATATGGTGGGCTTTAAGTATTGGGCGATCAGCTTTTTCATCTTCACCTGTGTTGCAGGATTTGTATTGAGCATGGTATTCCAGCTTGCCCATACGGTAGAACACACAGCGTTCCCCCTTCCGGATGAAAAGACCAATAAACTGGAAGATGAGTGGGCAGTGCACCAATTGAAGACAACCGCCAATTTCGCGACCAATAACAAGGTGGTGAGCTGGCTGGTAGGTGGATTGAATTTCCAGGTAGAGCACCATCTGTTCCCCAAGATTTCGCATGTGCACTACCCGGCCATCAGCAGGATCATCAAACAGGCATGCCAGGAATATGGTATCCCTTATATCGAATATCCCAAGACCCGTTATGCGGTGGCCTCCCATGTGGCATTCTTAAAGCAGATGGGTAGGAGCTAA
- a CDS encoding carbon-nitrogen hydrolase, translated as MSKVKVGLVQMSCTANKEDNLKKAIARTREAAEKGANIVCLQELFTSLYFCDVEDYENFKLAEPIPGPSTEELGALAKELGVVIIASLFEKRTQGIYHNTTAVLDADGTYLGKYRKMHIPDDPAYYEKFYFTPGDLGYKVFKTRFATFGVLICWDQWYPEAARITSLMGAEILFYPTAIGWATSQDEATNTEQYSAWQTIQRSHAVANGVHVVSVNRVGFEQDGAMKFWGGSFVSNPFGTILYQASHEAEEVHVEELDLAKTDRYRTHWPFLRDRRIDSYQPITKRYIDGE; from the coding sequence ATGTCAAAGGTAAAAGTAGGCTTGGTACAGATGAGTTGTACAGCCAATAAGGAAGATAACTTAAAGAAGGCCATTGCCAGGACAAGGGAAGCGGCCGAAAAGGGAGCAAATATTGTGTGTTTACAGGAGTTGTTCACCTCATTGTATTTCTGTGATGTGGAAGACTATGAGAATTTCAAATTGGCAGAGCCTATACCAGGTCCATCTACTGAAGAATTGGGTGCATTGGCAAAGGAGTTGGGAGTAGTGATTATCGCCTCCTTATTTGAGAAAAGGACCCAGGGTATTTATCATAATACAACGGCGGTATTGGATGCCGATGGAACTTACCTGGGAAAGTACCGGAAGATGCATATCCCCGATGATCCGGCCTATTATGAGAAATTTTACTTTACCCCTGGCGACCTGGGTTACAAAGTCTTTAAGACAAGGTTCGCCACCTTTGGTGTTTTGATCTGTTGGGACCAGTGGTATCCTGAAGCCGCCCGCATTACCTCACTTATGGGAGCAGAGATTTTATTCTACCCAACTGCAATTGGCTGGGCTACTTCCCAGGATGAGGCTACCAATACAGAACAATATAGTGCCTGGCAAACGATCCAGAGAAGTCATGCTGTAGCCAATGGGGTACACGTTGTGAGTGTAAATCGTGTAGGTTTTGAACAGGATGGTGCCATGAAGTTTTGGGGTGGTTCATTTGTTTCTAATCCTTTTGGAACCATTCTTTACCAGGCTAGTCATGAGGCCGAGGAGGTACATGTTGAGGAGTTAGACCTCGCTAAAACTGATCGTTACCGTACCCATTGGCCATTCCTTCGTGACAGGCGTATAGATTCCTACCAGCCCATCACAAAGCGCTACATAGATGGAGAATAA
- a CDS encoding DEAD/DEAH box helicase, translated as MSTFEALGLDERLVKATTSLGFTSPTAIQEKAIPVLLSGTKDFIGLAQTGTGKTAAFGLPLLQLITPSNKYPQALIVCPTRELCMQIVNEMSLFKQHLAGVQVLAVYGGSSIGMQIRDLKKGVQIVVATPGRLIDLIERKAINLEKIEYVVLDEADEMLNMGFQDDIEFILKNTPNRESTWLFSATMPPEIRKVSKKYMKDPAEVQVGKVNTANKNIDHQYYVTTAQHRYEALKRLIDFNPGMYGIIFTRTKMEAQEIAEKLTREGYDIDALHGDLTQGQRDKVMGQFRDKSLQLLIATDVAARGIDVTGITHVINYELPDDIEVYTHRSGRTGRAGKTGVCMSIVHAREVYKIKSIERMVQANFHKLEIPTGKDVCRKQFFFFIDKLVQADISHGDYETYIPMLQEKFADMSKEEILTRVAALEFDRFLKYYENAEDLNVREDKRSNRLAGARDQGSSRDHGRKRDTQGREFTGGNGFTKLFVNLGTKDGFYKASFLQYILDMSELRKEVLGRIDMKEMNSWIEIDKSQANRMIKALDGKTYKGRKIRMNEASQRG; from the coding sequence ATGAGTACATTTGAAGCGCTGGGACTTGACGAGAGACTGGTAAAAGCGACGACATCATTAGGATTTACTTCTCCCACCGCGATTCAGGAAAAAGCCATTCCGGTTTTATTGAGTGGCACAAAGGATTTCATTGGCCTGGCACAGACCGGCACAGGTAAAACAGCCGCATTCGGCTTACCCCTGTTACAATTAATCACACCTTCCAACAAATATCCCCAGGCATTGATCGTATGCCCCACCAGGGAACTTTGCATGCAGATCGTGAATGAGATGAGCCTGTTCAAGCAACATTTAGCAGGAGTTCAGGTTTTGGCAGTATATGGCGGTTCTTCCATCGGTATGCAGATAAGGGATCTCAAGAAAGGTGTCCAGATCGTAGTGGCTACACCTGGCCGACTGATCGACCTCATCGAGCGCAAGGCCATCAACCTCGAAAAGATCGAATACGTTGTGCTTGACGAAGCAGATGAAATGCTGAACATGGGTTTCCAGGATGACATTGAATTCATCCTGAAGAACACCCCTAACCGTGAAAGCACCTGGTTGTTTAGCGCTACCATGCCGCCAGAGATCAGGAAGGTTAGCAAGAAGTATATGAAAGACCCTGCAGAAGTGCAGGTTGGCAAGGTCAATACTGCCAATAAGAATATTGACCACCAATATTACGTTACAACTGCCCAGCACCGTTATGAAGCCCTGAAGCGCCTGATCGATTTCAATCCGGGTATGTATGGTATCATCTTTACCAGGACCAAGATGGAAGCCCAGGAGATCGCGGAAAAACTGACACGTGAAGGATATGATATTGATGCCCTTCATGGCGACCTCACCCAGGGACAGCGCGATAAGGTGATGGGCCAGTTCCGCGATAAGAGCCTTCAACTGCTGATAGCAACTGATGTGGCTGCCAGGGGAATTGACGTAACAGGTATCACCCACGTGATCAATTATGAACTTCCTGATGACATTGAAGTATATACCCACCGCAGTGGCCGTACCGGTCGTGCCGGAAAAACAGGGGTTTGCATGAGTATTGTACATGCCAGGGAGGTATACAAGATCAAGTCTATAGAAAGAATGGTACAGGCCAATTTCCACAAACTTGAAATTCCTACGGGAAAGGATGTTTGTCGAAAGCAATTCTTTTTCTTCATTGACAAACTGGTACAGGCAGATATCAGTCATGGAGATTATGAAACCTATATCCCCATGCTGCAGGAAAAGTTTGCAGACATGAGCAAGGAAGAGATCCTTACAAGGGTGGCCGCACTTGAGTTCGACCGTTTCCTTAAATACTATGAGAACGCAGAAGACCTGAATGTCAGGGAAGATAAGCGAAGCAACCGACTGGCAGGTGCGCGCGACCAGGGCTCCAGCCGTGACCATGGTCGTAAGCGGGATACACAGGGCCGTGAGTTCACCGGAGGTAATGGCTTCACCAAGCTATTCGTTAACCTCGGTACCAAGGACGGTTTCTATAAGGCAAGTTTCCTCCAATACATTTTGGACATGAGTGAACTGAGAAAGGAAGTATTGGGAAGGATAGACATGAAGGAAATGAACAGTTGGATAGAAATTGACAAATCACAGGCCAACAGGATGATCAAGGCACTGGATGGAAAGACCTATAAAGGAAGGAAGATCAGGATGAACGAGGCCAGCCAGAGAGGTTAA
- a CDS encoding agmatine deiminase family protein produces the protein MSKETKIRQGYPADRGYYFPAEFAPHTATWLSWPHKQASWPGKIHTIYPYYSQFVKALAASEKVCINVNDEAMKDFAKSHLLNAGVDMGQVSFFFHPTNDAWCRDHGPAFLINPAAEEKKVVVDWNYNAWGGKYPPYDLDDIIPTRIAEHYGLPVYYPGIIMEGGSVDFNGEGTLITSTACLLNPNRNPHLTRPEIESYLCNYYGVKQVLWVEEGIVGDDTDGHIDDTVRFVNGDTVLAVVEDDSNDENYDLLQHNLKQLKGMRLLNGKQLNIVELPMPGLVEYDGQRLPASYANFYIANKSVIVPTFRSANDERALEIIQQCFPGREVIGIDSTEIIWGLGSFHCLSQQEPAV, from the coding sequence GTGTCAAAAGAAACAAAGATAAGGCAAGGTTATCCTGCTGATAGGGGATACTATTTTCCTGCTGAGTTTGCCCCGCATACGGCGACATGGTTAAGTTGGCCGCACAAGCAAGCCTCATGGCCGGGAAAGATCCATACCATTTATCCTTATTATTCCCAGTTTGTAAAGGCCTTGGCTGCTTCCGAGAAGGTTTGCATCAATGTGAATGATGAAGCAATGAAGGATTTTGCGAAAAGCCATTTGTTGAATGCAGGCGTGGATATGGGCCAGGTAAGTTTCTTTTTCCATCCGACAAATGATGCATGGTGCCGCGATCACGGACCTGCATTTTTGATTAACCCTGCTGCTGAAGAAAAGAAAGTAGTGGTTGATTGGAATTACAATGCCTGGGGAGGGAAGTATCCGCCTTATGATCTTGATGATATCATACCCACACGCATAGCCGAACATTATGGCTTGCCAGTATATTATCCCGGAATCATTATGGAGGGAGGGTCGGTGGATTTTAATGGGGAAGGTACCTTGATTACATCCACGGCATGCCTGCTTAACCCTAACAGGAATCCACATTTGACCCGGCCTGAAATAGAGTCATATCTCTGTAATTATTATGGGGTCAAACAAGTCTTGTGGGTAGAGGAAGGTATTGTTGGAGATGATACCGATGGCCATATCGATGATACCGTAAGGTTTGTGAATGGCGATACCGTATTGGCGGTAGTGGAGGATGACAGTAATGACGAGAATTACGACCTGTTGCAACATAACCTTAAACAGTTGAAGGGAATGAGGTTGTTGAATGGTAAGCAACTCAACATTGTGGAATTACCCATGCCGGGATTGGTTGAATATGATGGACAAAGGCTGCCAGCTTCCTATGCCAACTTCTATATTGCCAATAAATCGGTGATCGTTCCAACCTTCCGTTCTGCCAATGATGAGAGGGCACTTGAAATTATCCAGCAATGCTTTCCCGGGAGGGAGGTGATAGGTATTGACTCCACGGAAATCATTTGGGGATTAGGCAGTTTTCATTGCCTGAGCCAACAGGAGCCAGCCGTTTGA